From the genome of Anaerolineae bacterium, one region includes:
- a CDS encoding glycosyltransferase family 39 protein yields the protein MERPIAARMTFLEWLTLERAAYGGLLLFAGLWRVFQLGLYPLRPDEAHQALTAWEAAQGQPVTLWGLSPLLFTLQELTFIFMQAGDAAARLGPALAGLAICLIPYALRSRLGREEALIAAGFLALSPTLTYFSRYASGDVMAAMFALAALAAGLAAVEDRRWLSWVGVSLALALLSGPGAYTALLAGILCFGFWIWDFGFRASELGGRKLGIGRGWLAGGLVFLLGATAGLRHWDGVGAAAGLLGAWAARWSHPELEYPIYWPLLRLILDEPLLLVFGMYGAIVGVRQGDGLSRTLTLWAGLAVLLPTLTPGRQPEDLVIAIPPLALLAGQGATSFLHCLDFGPARLEVAAFLAVMGVLLVTLYVWVSGYSLWGTAQYVIAMLAPLGLMTGLALFYGVWVGWRVTGQAVALFGSAVGLLWTLSAGWINAHGVDLNRRPAVQWEMTSEEVRMLAGQVQRLSTQRVGDPHLLPVEIVDTPQAPVLRWYLRDIADLRIIGAPLRGEAAPVVITPFTAEWAPGEQYRGQDFLVTERWTPIGLHGRELVRWLLLRQGLTLAEQHRAILWVEESNEVLGQ from the coding sequence ATGGAGCGGCCGATAGCAGCACGGATGACCTTTCTGGAATGGCTGACCCTGGAACGGGCGGCGTATGGTGGCCTTTTGCTGTTCGCCGGGCTGTGGCGCGTATTTCAACTTGGCCTGTATCCGCTGAGGCCGGACGAAGCTCACCAGGCGTTGACAGCTTGGGAGGCAGCGCAAGGGCAACCTGTCACGCTGTGGGGGCTCAGCCCACTGCTGTTCACACTGCAGGAGCTCACCTTCATTTTCATGCAGGCCGGCGATGCAGCAGCCCGTCTCGGGCCAGCGCTGGCGGGCTTGGCCATCTGTCTGATCCCCTATGCCCTGCGCTCGCGGTTGGGACGTGAAGAGGCGTTGATAGCTGCGGGGTTTCTGGCCCTCTCGCCTACGCTGACGTATTTCTCGCGATATGCCTCCGGAGACGTGATGGCGGCGATGTTCGCGTTAGCGGCGTTGGCGGCCGGGCTGGCTGCCGTAGAGGATCGACGCTGGCTGTCCTGGGTGGGGGTGTCGCTGGCGTTGGCGCTGCTCAGCGGGCCGGGAGCCTACACGGCATTGCTGGCAGGGATACTGTGTTTCGGATTTTGGATTTGGGATTTCGGGTTTCGGGCGTCAGAACTTGGAGGCCGGAAGCTTGGGATTGGCCGGGGATGGCTGGCGGGCGGCCTGGTTTTTCTGTTGGGGGCAACGGCCGGGCTGCGGCATTGGGATGGCGTCGGCGCGGCGGCGGGGCTGTTGGGCGCGTGGGCTGCGCGTTGGTCACACCCAGAGCTGGAGTATCCGATCTATTGGCCGTTGCTTCGGCTGATCCTGGACGAGCCGTTGCTACTTGTCTTTGGCATGTATGGAGCCATTGTAGGCGTGCGCCAGGGTGATGGGCTCTCTAGGACGCTCACGTTGTGGGCGGGATTGGCTGTGCTGCTGCCAACGTTGACGCCGGGCCGGCAGCCCGAGGACCTGGTGATCGCCATCCCACCGCTGGCATTGCTGGCAGGACAAGGCGCAACCTCTTTTCTGCACTGCTTGGACTTCGGCCCTGCTCGCCTAGAGGTTGCAGCTTTCCTCGCTGTCATGGGGGTATTGCTGGTTACCCTATATGTCTGGGTTTCCGGCTACAGCCTGTGGGGTACTGCCCAGTATGTGATCGCCATGCTAGCACCGCTGGGGCTGATGACAGGGCTAGCGTTGTTTTACGGCGTCTGGGTCGGCTGGCGGGTGACAGGGCAGGCGGTAGCGCTGTTTGGCTCAGCCGTGGGACTGTTATGGACGCTCAGCGCAGGTTGGATTAACGCCCATGGGGTGGATCTGAACCGGCGGCCGGCGGTTCAGTGGGAGATGACATCTGAGGAAGTGCGGATGCTGGCCGGGCAGGTCCAGCGGTTGTCCACGCAGCGGGTGGGCGATCCGCATCTGTTGCCTGTGGAGATCGTAGACACACCACAGGCGCCGGTGTTGCGATGGTATCTGCGAGATATAGCCGATCTTCGGATAATCGGGGCTCCATTGCGAGGCGAGGCCGCTCCAGTGGTGATCACACCATTCACCGCAGAGTGGGCGCCGGGCGAGCAATATAGGGGACAGGACTTCTTGGTCACCGAACGATGGACACCGATAGGACTACACGGGCGTGAGTTGGTGCGTTGGCTATTGCTACGCCAGGGGTTGACGCTAGCGGAACAACATCGCGCCATCTTGTGGGTAGAGGAAAGCAACGAGGTGCTGGGGCAATAA
- a CDS encoding DUF2298 domain-containing protein, whose amino-acid sequence MARANRWLVAFTGRYELLLLIGILLAALALRLYDVNWDEGHHTHPDERWITIVATTIRWPQDLSSAFDPHATTWNPLFNYEESQATGEYRMRHFAYGHLPLYLLTTTAWILHNLAPLAEKLSAPTDLVRWLAMANTYDGFPQVGRPLSALLDTGTVLLVYAIGRRIYGIRVGLLASALSALTVIQIQLAHFYAFDPVATFFIMLALFSAVRLAQGGGWGSAMLAGIAAGCAVSSKFSAMPILAALGVGALVPAWRVLRRHNVSDAPAMVQLGITDGLVATESLRAMGSPEAAGYLSRGLLLALSAFIWAFIAFAVTSPFAVLDWDAYRTAVIEEQGAMVRGEADFPYTRQYRGTTPFLYQIEQQVRWGMGWPLGMMAFLGLGWALARAVVGRAKPEESVVLAWVVPYFGLTGLFMVKFMRYMLPLVPLFTLMGTAMMHAWWEASRRVGEDALGPSYVVHRLSSTLLRLGRFSPWIVAVVLIGTAVWALAFVNGVYGGTHPWIQASRWFYEHAPDGSVILWEYWDDPLPLSLPEPNANMAAHGFQHIAWGPFEEDTPQKFELMKSVLRQADFIAIASNRIYRAVPRLPQRYPMTIRYYQLLFEGKLGFEKAAEFTSYPRLGPLVFVDDDADESFTLYDHPKPIIFRKVRDLSDAEWDALLGGSWQEAIPYYTGSRRDRERALTSAEGSRRKSLLLGRPVDELPVVNDFRWNRVASRWHGLAVIVWWMTLALIGLLAWPLTFTVFANLRDRGYAFSRGLGWLVIGWIVWILASLRLLPNTLPTLLLALTLLAVLSLALWQRRRAEMASFWRAQWPLILAHEAIFSLAFLAFVFIRLLNPDLWQPWNGGEKFMEFAFLNAILRSAYFPPYDPYYAGGYINYYYYGQYLVALLIKLTGIIPSVAFNLAIPTFFALTVSGAFGLVYNLTPTGGIRRARFWAKGLGWGLIGSALVTLIGNLDGMGQVLRNLGQVGGSSFESAIPGLQTLVRAAWGVQAVLFKGAHLPEFNYWDPSRVIPFTINEFPLWSFLFADLHPHMIGIPFTILFLGLAYNLVASYGRPWLAEGRWEGTLAFLALPLTLGALGVINTWDLPTYLGMGLLAFLLREWRGYALRQPEPALLGHVRLRLFLPYAAALTGLALGLYLPFYRSYAAVGSSGVGIVRHPTTLVGQWLMMWGFLAFLTVSFVFSELRQPLPRGPMGKVRPSGLVRWARLWLAWWDRPARLLELHALLVRAPTAGYVLARWGLGLGMLVGIAALLLNYRVVALLWLPLLAATLLLFRDTVSPEDLFTGALIFTGLLILAGVEVFFLKDFLCGCPPGSDTVGDYYRMNTLFKFYIQAWVLLGIGGAAALARLWPRVTDRWPSHWRIAWSGAFTILLASSLVFPLLGIPARVDDRFPGARPPRNTLDGMAYMTVGVYTWPDSNNPIELRYDYEAIQWMLDHIQGTPVVAEAPASWYLVNGQNVGYDYYRAGGLRVASLTGFPGLLGQHQGEQRYGDQVGPRERDGVEFFQTTDLARAQALMDQLRISYIYVGKLERTLFPPESLAKFDQMTAEGRLEVVFQNEQVKLYRVIRSSG is encoded by the coding sequence GTGGCACGCGCCAACAGGTGGCTTGTCGCGTTCACCGGCCGCTACGAGTTGTTGCTGTTGATCGGCATCCTCTTGGCGGCGCTGGCTCTACGGTTATACGATGTCAACTGGGACGAAGGACATCATACCCACCCTGACGAACGTTGGATCACGATCGTCGCCACGACGATCCGCTGGCCTCAGGATCTCTCCAGCGCGTTTGATCCTCACGCCACCACCTGGAATCCCCTGTTCAACTACGAGGAAAGCCAAGCAACCGGCGAATACCGGATGCGTCACTTCGCTTACGGCCATCTTCCCCTCTATCTGCTGACAACCACCGCCTGGATCTTACACAATCTCGCTCCTCTAGCCGAGAAGTTAAGTGCGCCAACCGACCTGGTGCGCTGGCTGGCGATGGCCAACACCTACGATGGCTTTCCTCAGGTAGGGCGTCCCCTCTCCGCCCTGCTGGACACCGGCACGGTCCTGCTGGTCTACGCGATCGGGAGGCGCATCTACGGGATTCGGGTCGGGCTCCTGGCCTCAGCACTCTCCGCGCTGACGGTGATACAGATTCAGCTGGCTCATTTTTACGCGTTCGATCCCGTGGCAACTTTCTTCATCATGTTGGCCTTGTTTAGCGCAGTGCGCCTGGCCCAGGGCGGAGGGTGGGGCTCGGCCATGCTGGCCGGGATCGCGGCTGGCTGCGCCGTCTCCTCCAAGTTTAGCGCCATGCCCATCCTGGCCGCGCTGGGGGTCGGCGCGCTGGTGCCGGCGTGGCGGGTGCTGCGACGGCACAATGTAAGCGACGCGCCAGCGATGGTCCAGCTGGGGATCACCGATGGGCTGGTGGCCACGGAGAGCCTGCGGGCTATGGGCTCTCCCGAGGCAGCCGGCTATCTCTCCCGTGGATTACTGTTGGCATTGTCGGCGTTTATCTGGGCCTTCATCGCTTTTGCCGTCACCTCACCCTTCGCGGTGCTGGACTGGGACGCATATCGTACGGCGGTGATCGAAGAGCAAGGGGCGATGGTGCGCGGCGAGGCCGATTTCCCGTATACGCGCCAGTACCGCGGCACGACGCCGTTCCTGTATCAGATCGAGCAGCAGGTGCGTTGGGGAATGGGCTGGCCGTTGGGGATGATGGCTTTCCTAGGACTGGGCTGGGCGCTGGCGCGGGCAGTGGTCGGCAGGGCGAAACCAGAAGAATCAGTCGTTTTGGCCTGGGTGGTCCCATACTTTGGACTGACAGGCCTTTTTATGGTCAAGTTTATGCGTTATATGCTGCCGCTGGTGCCCTTGTTCACATTGATGGGCACGGCGATGATGCACGCGTGGTGGGAGGCAAGTCGGCGAGTCGGTGAAGATGCCCTTGGCCCTTCGTACGTCGTCCATCGTCTATCGTCTACCCTCTTACGTTTGGGCCGATTCTCACCCTGGATCGTAGCCGTGGTGTTGATCGGCACGGCGGTTTGGGCGCTGGCGTTCGTGAACGGGGTATACGGCGGAACGCACCCTTGGATTCAGGCCTCGCGTTGGTTCTACGAGCACGCGCCAGACGGTTCGGTGATCCTATGGGAGTATTGGGATGATCCGCTACCCCTTTCTTTGCCAGAACCTAATGCGAATATGGCAGCGCACGGGTTTCAGCATATCGCCTGGGGGCCGTTCGAAGAGGACACGCCACAGAAGTTTGAGCTGATGAAGTCGGTGCTGCGTCAAGCCGACTTCATCGCGATCGCCTCGAATCGGATTTACCGGGCTGTGCCGCGCCTGCCGCAGCGGTACCCGATGACCATTCGCTACTATCAGCTCCTGTTCGAGGGCAAATTGGGCTTTGAGAAAGCGGCTGAATTCACGTCATACCCACGGCTGGGGCCGCTGGTGTTCGTGGATGATGATGCCGACGAGAGCTTTACCCTGTACGATCACCCCAAGCCGATCATTTTCCGCAAAGTGCGCGATCTGAGCGATGCCGAATGGGATGCGCTGTTGGGTGGCTCGTGGCAGGAGGCCATCCCATATTATACCGGCTCACGGCGAGACCGAGAGCGAGCGCTGACATCGGCCGAGGGCAGCCGGCGCAAAAGCCTGCTGCTCGGTCGCCCGGTGGACGAGTTGCCTGTCGTGAACGACTTCCGCTGGAATCGAGTGGCCAGCCGCTGGCATGGTCTGGCGGTGATCGTATGGTGGATGACGCTGGCGTTGATCGGGCTGCTGGCTTGGCCGCTGACGTTCACCGTGTTCGCCAATTTGCGGGACCGCGGTTACGCCTTCTCGCGCGGGTTGGGATGGTTGGTGATAGGGTGGATCGTGTGGATCCTGGCCAGCCTGCGCCTTCTGCCCAACACGCTGCCCACACTGTTGTTGGCCCTGACGTTGCTAGCTGTGCTCTCCCTAGCGCTGTGGCAACGACGACGAGCGGAGATGGCGAGCTTCTGGCGGGCGCAATGGCCGTTAATCTTGGCGCACGAGGCGATCTTCAGCCTTGCCTTCCTGGCCTTCGTCTTCATCCGTCTGCTCAACCCGGATCTATGGCAGCCGTGGAACGGCGGCGAGAAGTTCATGGAGTTCGCCTTCCTCAACGCGATCTTGCGTAGCGCTTACTTTCCGCCCTACGATCCGTACTACGCCGGCGGGTACATCAACTACTACTACTATGGCCAATACCTGGTGGCGCTGCTGATCAAGCTGACGGGCATCATCCCGTCGGTGGCCTTCAATTTGGCGATCCCCACGTTCTTCGCGCTGACCGTATCCGGCGCGTTTGGATTGGTGTACAACCTGACCCCAACGGGCGGTATCCGCCGCGCCCGTTTCTGGGCGAAAGGCCTTGGTTGGGGACTGATCGGCAGCGCGCTGGTGACGTTGATCGGCAACTTGGACGGCATGGGCCAGGTGTTGCGTAATCTGGGCCAGGTGGGCGGTAGCTCGTTTGAGAGCGCCATCCCCGGGCTGCAGACCCTCGTGCGGGCGGCTTGGGGCGTACAGGCAGTGCTCTTCAAAGGCGCTCATCTGCCCGAGTTCAACTACTGGGACCCCAGCCGAGTGATCCCGTTTACCATCAACGAGTTCCCGCTCTGGAGCTTCCTGTTCGCTGATCTACATCCGCACATGATCGGCATCCCTTTCACGATCCTGTTCCTAGGGCTGGCGTATAACCTGGTGGCCAGTTACGGTCGCCCATGGTTGGCTGAAGGCCGATGGGAGGGAACCTTGGCCTTTCTGGCCCTCCCGCTGACGCTGGGGGCATTGGGCGTCATCAACACTTGGGATCTGCCGACGTATCTAGGCATGGGATTGCTGGCGTTCCTGCTCCGCGAATGGCGAGGATATGCGCTGCGACAGCCGGAGCCAGCCTTGCTCGGACACGTACGCTTGCGCCTGTTCTTGCCATACGCGGCAGCGTTGACTGGCTTGGCGCTAGGATTGTATCTGCCGTTCTACCGTTCCTACGCGGCGGTAGGATCCAGCGGCGTAGGCATTGTGCGCCATCCCACCACGCTGGTTGGCCAGTGGCTGATGATGTGGGGATTCCTCGCCTTCCTCACAGTCTCCTTCGTCTTCAGCGAACTACGCCAGCCGTTGCCGCGTGGGCCGATGGGCAAAGTACGCCCCTCCGGGCTGGTGCGATGGGCACGCCTGTGGCTGGCATGGTGGGATCGGCCGGCTAGGCTGTTGGAACTGCATGCCCTGCTGGTGCGAGCGCCCACCGCGGGATATGTATTGGCGCGCTGGGGACTCGGCCTGGGAATGCTGGTCGGGATCGCGGCTCTGCTGCTGAACTATCGCGTCGTAGCGCTGCTGTGGCTGCCGTTGCTGGCGGCGACGCTTCTGCTCTTTCGAGACACAGTATCACCGGAAGATTTGTTCACCGGGGCGTTGATCTTCACTGGGCTGCTCATACTGGCAGGGGTAGAAGTCTTCTTCCTCAAAGATTTCCTGTGCGGTTGTCCTCCGGGCAGTGATACGGTCGGTGACTACTATCGCATGAACACGCTGTTCAAGTTTTACATCCAGGCATGGGTGTTGTTGGGAATAGGAGGCGCAGCCGCGCTAGCTCGCCTGTGGCCGCGGGTGACAGATCGCTGGCCATCCCACTGGCGGATTGCTTGGTCTGGAGCGTTCACGATCCTGCTGGCTTCTAGCCTGGTCTTCCCGCTCTTGGGCATCCCGGCACGAGTAGATGATCGGTTCCCGGGTGCGCGGCCGCCGCGCAATACGCTGGACGGCATGGCCTATATGACCGTAGGAGTATACACATGGCCAGATAGCAACAACCCGATCGAGCTGCGATACGACTACGAGGCAATCCAATGGATGCTTGACCACATCCAGGGCACGCCTGTGGTGGCGGAGGCGCCGGCTTCTTGGTATCTAGTGAATGGGCAGAATGTGGGGTATGACTACTATCGGGCAGGTGGGTTGCGCGTCGCCTCGTTGACAGGGTTCCCGGGACTGTTAGGACAACATCAGGGCGAGCAGCGCTATGGCGATCAGGTCGGCCCACGTGAGCGCGATGGGGTGGAGTTCTTCCAGACAACTGACCTTGCCCGTGCGCAGGCATTGATGGATCAGTTACGGATTTCATATATCTATGTTGGTAAGTTGGAGCGCACCCTCTTCCCGCCTGAAAGCCTGGCCAAGTTCGATCAGATGACGGCGGAGGGCCGGTTAGAAGTGGTTTTTCAAAATGAACAGGTGAAGCTGTATCGGGTGATTCGCTCGAGTGGCTGA
- a CDS encoding ABC transporter permease yields the protein MTSRPGVMRRGLILPGWLLRWEALLVLLLLLASVVNASLSPYFLDVHNLFGMTFNFMERGLIALTMTFIIISGNIDLSVASNLAMSAILMGVVYQAGWNIWLAALIGLAVGTLGGMLNGLLIAKVRLPALVVTLGTYALYRGIAFVVLGDQAVTKFPSEFTYLGQGYIPGTPVPVPLVLFAVFAVLYGLLLHRTTFGRFVYAIGSNEEACRYSGVNVDQVKIALFALSGLMSALAGMVLAARFGSVRPNIATGFELEVITTVVLGGVDIFGGRGTMPGVVLALFLIGVARYGMSLKNVPGQTQTTLIGVLLIAAILLPQVLRRLTASGVGRKTG from the coding sequence ATGACATCGAGGCCGGGGGTCATGCGGCGTGGTCTCATACTTCCCGGCTGGCTATTGCGCTGGGAGGCATTGTTAGTCCTTCTGCTCCTCCTGGCCAGCGTGGTCAATGCCTCGCTTTCGCCGTATTTCCTGGACGTGCACAACCTGTTCGGCATGACGTTCAACTTCATGGAGCGCGGGCTGATCGCGCTGACGATGACGTTCATTATCATCAGCGGGAACATCGACCTCTCCGTGGCATCTAACCTAGCGATGAGCGCCATCTTGATGGGTGTGGTCTATCAGGCGGGTTGGAACATCTGGCTGGCGGCCTTGATAGGCCTTGCCGTGGGCACGTTGGGTGGGATGCTCAATGGGCTGCTGATCGCCAAAGTGCGGCTGCCGGCGCTGGTGGTGACATTAGGGACCTACGCACTGTATCGGGGGATTGCGTTCGTCGTCCTGGGAGATCAGGCGGTGACGAAGTTCCCGTCGGAGTTCACATATCTGGGACAGGGATACATCCCCGGCACGCCGGTGCCTGTACCATTGGTGCTTTTCGCGGTTTTCGCGGTGCTCTATGGCCTTCTGCTCCATCGCACCACCTTCGGCCGCTTCGTATATGCCATCGGATCCAACGAGGAGGCGTGCCGATATTCTGGTGTGAACGTGGACCAGGTCAAGATCGCGCTCTTTGCGCTATCCGGGCTGATGTCGGCGTTGGCGGGGATGGTCCTGGCGGCGCGGTTTGGAAGCGTGCGCCCCAACATCGCCACGGGCTTCGAGCTGGAGGTGATCACCACGGTGGTATTGGGGGGGGTAGATATCTTCGGCGGCCGAGGGACGATGCCAGGGGTGGTGCTGGCGCTGTTTCTGATCGGCGTCGCCCGCTATGGGATGAGTTTGAAAAACGTGCCAGGGCAGACGCAGACGACGCTAATCGGGGTTCTGCTCATTGCGGCAATCCTGCTGCCACAAGTGTTGAGGCGGCTGACGGCGAGCGGGGTTGGACGGAAGACCGGGTGA
- a CDS encoding DUF2298 domain-containing protein, with translation MGELLRWWIAIEVIGLVAWPLGWRLCGNLADRGYGLSKALGLLLVSYVLWVTSSFGFLGNDLGSILASLLAVAACSAWALRRGDSSWAALRDWMRQYRRLIFFNEGLFLIAFVAWAIFRAYDPAIAGTEKPMEFAFLNGILRSDRFPPLDPWLAGYAISYYYFGYVMLAVLVRLSGVASAVGFNLGVASWFALTALGAFSVSYNLIHGIRREGERKPRSIRGLAFALLGPLFVAVLGNLEGVFEVLHARGLAPEALLRWLDVKDLGTTPPSGQWIPTDNWWWWRASRVIQDRDLLGRSIGVQPIDEFPFFSFLLGDMHPHVLALPFVLLAIGLGLNLVLHARQGVMAGSQPPTLSDPPSAVSGRYFTSHVSQLADDVLHTAWNVVDGWPMRVPGFALYALALGGLGFLNTWDFPIYLFLVTAAFAVREMDNGQWAPWIVRPLPTTILAGGLLGVLGFLLYLPFYLGFSSQASGVLPNLIFPTRLNQFGLMFGTFLVVLCLWFTMFSAEMGWQPVLRRSLRWLPWTLAAPIAVMGMAALLLPITPAGQAFLRGVFSLPEVQEQVGGASVAEILALVAGARLRTPGTSLLLAIGLAWALGLIEGLRIKVEGWRARLNGYVLLMAGTALLLTFAVEWVYLKDTFGVRMNTVFKFYYQAWVLMALASAYAVAHIGQWTTEDGLWKVIRRLWFVVIAALVGAGLVYTVAAGYSKANGFRGEATLDGLAYLRRFQPDDAAAIAWLQANVQGAPVVLEAPGGSYSQFNRISMATGLPTLLGWDGHELQWRGDRYGEVTAGRPEAIDRIYRSAKGEELLELMRRWDIEYLYVGSLEREKYRLTPAALSRFEQALWKVYENETVRIYRRPGP, from the coding sequence ATGGGAGAGCTGTTGCGCTGGTGGATAGCCATCGAGGTGATCGGGCTGGTGGCCTGGCCGCTGGGCTGGCGGCTGTGTGGCAACCTAGCCGACCGCGGATACGGCTTGAGCAAGGCGCTGGGATTATTGCTGGTCAGCTATGTGCTATGGGTGACGTCAAGCTTCGGCTTCTTGGGCAACGACCTGGGCAGCATTCTGGCGAGTCTGCTGGCTGTGGCTGCGTGCTCGGCATGGGCGCTGCGCCGTGGCGACAGCAGCTGGGCTGCGCTACGAGACTGGATGCGCCAATACCGACGGCTGATCTTTTTCAATGAGGGGCTATTCCTGATCGCTTTCGTGGCCTGGGCTATCTTTCGCGCCTACGATCCGGCTATCGCCGGCACCGAGAAGCCCATGGAGTTCGCCTTCCTAAACGGCATCCTGCGCAGCGACCGCTTCCCGCCGCTGGATCCATGGTTGGCAGGTTATGCCATCAGCTACTACTACTTCGGCTATGTGATGCTGGCCGTGCTTGTGCGGCTGTCGGGCGTAGCATCGGCGGTGGGGTTTAACCTGGGCGTGGCGAGCTGGTTCGCGCTAACGGCCTTGGGCGCTTTCAGCGTAAGCTATAACCTGATCCATGGCATCCGACGGGAAGGGGAGCGCAAGCCGCGCTCGATCCGGGGGCTGGCCTTCGCGCTCTTGGGGCCATTGTTCGTGGCCGTATTGGGCAACTTAGAGGGGGTCTTCGAGGTCTTGCATGCGCGAGGGCTGGCCCCTGAGGCGTTGTTGCGCTGGCTAGATGTGAAGGACCTAGGAACGACTCCTCCCAGCGGCCAGTGGATTCCAACGGATAATTGGTGGTGGTGGCGGGCCTCTCGCGTTATTCAGGATCGCGATCTGTTAGGGCGCAGCATCGGCGTGCAGCCCATTGACGAATTTCCCTTCTTCAGCTTCCTGCTGGGAGATATGCATCCTCACGTGCTGGCGCTACCATTCGTACTGCTGGCGATTGGACTGGGGTTAAACCTGGTCTTGCACGCTCGTCAAGGGGTGATGGCTGGCAGTCAACCACCAACCCTTAGCGATCCGCCGTCCGCTGTCAGCGGTCGGTATTTCACGTCGCATGTTTCGCAGCTTGCAGATGATGTGTTGCACACTGCGTGGAACGTGGTAGATGGCTGGCCGATGAGGGTCCCCGGCTTCGCGCTGTACGCGCTGGCGCTTGGCGGGCTGGGCTTTCTCAACACGTGGGATTTCCCGATCTACCTGTTCTTAGTGACGGCGGCATTTGCCGTGCGGGAGATGGACAATGGACAGTGGGCGCCATGGATCGTCCGCCCTTTGCCCACCACCATCCTAGCAGGGGGGCTGTTGGGGGTGTTGGGCTTCCTGCTCTACCTACCGTTTTACCTGGGCTTTTCCTCTCAGGCAAGCGGGGTCTTGCCCAACCTCATCTTCCCCACCCGGCTGAACCAGTTCGGATTGATGTTCGGCACGTTCCTGGTGGTTCTATGCCTTTGGTTTACGATGTTCAGCGCAGAGATGGGCTGGCAACCGGTATTGCGGCGGTCACTGCGATGGCTGCCGTGGACGCTAGCCGCTCCGATCGCGGTGATGGGGATGGCGGCTCTGCTGCTACCGATAACGCCGGCCGGACAGGCATTCCTGCGCGGTGTGTTCAGCCTACCCGAGGTCCAGGAGCAGGTGGGCGGGGCGAGCGTGGCCGAGATCCTCGCCCTCGTCGCTGGAGCGCGATTGCGCACGCCTGGCACTTCGTTACTGCTAGCGATCGGCCTGGCGTGGGCATTGGGATTGATCGAAGGGCTAAGGATAAAAGTCGAAGGATGGAGGGCCAGGCTGAATGGCTACGTTTTGCTGATGGCCGGCACAGCGCTGTTGTTGACCTTCGCTGTGGAATGGGTGTATCTTAAGGATACCTTCGGCGTACGGATGAACACGGTTTTTAAGTTTTATTACCAGGCGTGGGTGTTGATGGCATTGGCGTCAGCCTACGCGGTGGCGCACATCGGACAATGGACTACGGAAGATGGACTATGGAAGGTGATCCGTCGTCTGTGGTTCGTTGTCATCGCTGCGCTGGTAGGCGCCGGACTGGTCTACACCGTGGCCGCGGGGTACAGCAAGGCCAACGGCTTCCGGGGCGAGGCGACGTTGGATGGTCTGGCCTACTTGCGACGCTTTCAGCCGGACGATGCGGCGGCCATAGCATGGCTGCAGGCAAATGTACAGGGCGCGCCAGTAGTGTTGGAGGCGCCAGGCGGATCGTATAGTCAATTTAACCGCATCTCGATGGCGACCGGGCTGCCGACGCTTCTGGGATGGGATGGCCATGAGCTCCAGTGGCGAGGCGATCGGTATGGGGAAGTGACAGCTGGCCGGCCGGAGGCGATTGACCGCATCTACCGATCCGCGAAGGGGGAGGAACTGTTGGAGCTTATGCGGCGGTGGGATATCGAGTATCTGTACGTCGGCAGCCTGGAGCGAGAGAAATATCGCCTGACACCTGCGGCCTTGAGCCGGTTCGAGCAGGCGTTGTGGAAGGTATATGAGAACGAGACGGTGCGCATCTACCGACGGCCGGGACCATAA
- the rhaS gene encoding rhamnose ABC transporter substrate-binding protein, with protein sequence MKSRVLALTVVMALLLAACVPPTTPVVPAAPAEQATPTPAKGFKIGLVVKNLGNPFFEAVNRGAQEAAKELGDEVIFQGPATPTAEGQIEIIDALIAQKVDAIAITANDPEALVPVGKKAMDAGIKVVTFDSAVAPEGRQLFVNQADMEQIGRIQVQMLAEMINYEGEIAILSAASTMTNQNIWIEWMKKELEDPKYAKMKLVAIVYGDDLREKSYNEAQGLFKSYPNLKGIISPTTVGIAATARALQDAGLCGKIALTGLGLPSEMAEYIKNGCCKEMALWNPVDLGYLTVYATHALLDGTLTGKVGETFKAGRMGEYTTQDEGNGGVMVLMGPPFRFNAENIDEWAKVY encoded by the coding sequence ATGAAAAGCAGAGTGCTCGCTCTCACCGTGGTAATGGCCCTGTTGTTGGCGGCGTGCGTACCCCCTACCACGCCCGTGGTGCCTGCGGCCCCGGCCGAGCAGGCTACTCCCACCCCGGCCAAGGGGTTCAAGATCGGCCTCGTCGTCAAAAACTTGGGCAATCCGTTTTTCGAAGCGGTGAACCGTGGCGCCCAAGAAGCTGCTAAAGAGCTGGGCGACGAGGTCATCTTCCAGGGGCCGGCCACTCCTACCGCCGAGGGGCAGATCGAGATCATTGACGCCCTGATCGCTCAGAAGGTGGACGCCATCGCCATCACCGCCAACGATCCAGAAGCGCTTGTCCCGGTGGGCAAAAAGGCGATGGACGCGGGTATCAAAGTCGTGACCTTCGACTCCGCCGTCGCGCCCGAGGGCCGGCAGCTCTTCGTCAACCAGGCCGACATGGAGCAGATCGGCCGCATTCAAGTGCAGATGCTCGCCGAGATGATCAACTACGAGGGTGAGATCGCTATCCTCAGCGCCGCATCCACCATGACGAACCAGAACATCTGGATCGAGTGGATGAAGAAGGAGCTGGAGGATCCTAAATACGCCAAGATGAAGCTGGTTGCCATCGTCTACGGCGATGACCTGCGCGAGAAGAGCTACAACGAGGCGCAGGGGCTCTTCAAGTCATACCCCAACCTGAAGGGCATCATCTCGCCGACGACGGTGGGCATCGCGGCGACCGCCCGCGCGCTCCAGGATGCCGGCCTGTGCGGCAAGATCGCCCTCACCGGGCTGGGGCTGCCCAGCGAAATGGCCGAGTACATCAAGAACGGCTGCTGCAAGGAGATGGCCCTGTGGAACCCTGTAGACCTGGGTTACCTCACCGTGTATGCCACGCATGCCCTGCTCGACGGCACGTTGACGGGCAAGGTCGGTGAGACCTTCAAAGCCGGCAGGATGGGCGAGTACACCACCCAGGACGAGGGGAATGGCGGCGTAATGGTGCTCATGGGCCCACCCTTCCGCTTCAACGCCGAAAACATCGACGAGTGGGCCAAGGTGTATTGA